From a region of the Falco peregrinus isolate bFalPer1 chromosome 5, bFalPer1.pri, whole genome shotgun sequence genome:
- the LOC129784466 gene encoding acrosin-like: protein MSRIVGGTDAQPGAWPWIVSIEAPLEGGTAHICGGSLISPQWVLTSAHCFIEARNITMWQVVVGATRLTQLGPEAQVRNIKQLLVHQHFSNITRRNDIALLELEQPVQCNSYVQLACVPDASLRVSELTECYVSGWGARTARGELPKCRSAYVLQEAQVHLIDAGVCNSSGWYRGAIHTHNICAGYPQGGIDTCQGDSGGPLVCQDKSADYFWLVGLTSWGMGCARAKKPGVYTSTQHFYNWILEQMGLHTAVATTARPQPAFTSTPVHRPTPTEAGRFIPCPLPVQKLWDFLSWLQKLVQFLIGEKV, encoded by the exons atgtcgcgcattgtgggtggcacagatgcccagccaggggcctggccctggatcgtcagcatcgAGGCTCCcttggaaggaggcacggcgcacatctgcgggggttccctcatcagcccacagtgggtcctcacatcagcccactgcttcatcgaggccag gaaCATCACCATGTGGCAGGTGGTGGTAGGTGCCACCCGGCTGACCCAGCTGGGACCTGAGGCCCAGGTGCGCAACATCAAGcagctgctggttcaccagcacttcAGTAATATCACACggaggaacgacattgccttgctggaactggagcagcctgtccagtgcaacagctacgtacagcttgcctgcGTGCCCGatgcctcgctgagagtctcggAGCTGACAGAgtgctacgtcagtggctggggtgccaggacTGCAAGAGGTGAGCTCCCAAAATGTA gatcggcgtatgtgctgcaggaggcccaggtgcACCTCATTGATGCCggggtctgtaacagcagcggctggtacagaggggccatccacacccacaacatctgtgctggctatccgcagggtggcatcgacacctgccag ggggacagcggtgggcctcttgtgtgccaagacaagagcgctgactacttctggcttgttggcctgaccagctgggggatgggctgtgcgagagcaaagaagcccggagtctacacctccacccagcacttctacaaCTGGATCCTGGAACAGATGGGCCTGCACACAGCAGTAGCGACTACGGCAAGGCCGCAGCCAGCCTTCACCTCCACCCCCGTTCACAGGCCAACACCAACAGAAGCAGGAAGGTTTATACCCTGCCCACTTCCAGTGCAGAAGCTGTGGGATTTCCTTTCTTGGCTGCAGAAGTTGGTGCAGTTCCTAATAGGAGAAAAAGTTTGA
- the LOC129784467 gene encoding acrosin-like, with amino-acid sequence MSRVVGGTDAQPGAWPWIVSIEAPLEGGTAHICGGSLISPQWVLTSAHCFIEARNITMWQVVVGATRLTQLGPEAQVRNIKQLLVHQHFSNITRRNDIALLELEQPVQCNSYVQLACVPDASLRVSELTECYVSGWGARTARGELPKCRSAYVLQEAQVHLIDAGVCNSSGWYRGAIHTHNICAGYPQGGIDTCQGDSGGPLVCQDKSADYFWLVGLTSWGMGCARAKKPGVYTSTQHFYNWILEQMGLHTAVATTARPQPAFTSTPVHRPTPTEAGRFIPCPLPVQKLWDFLSWLQKLVQFLIGEKV; translated from the exons atgtcgcgcgttgtgggtggcacagatgcccagccaggggcctggccctggatcgtcagcatcgAGGCTCCcttggaaggaggcacggcgcacatctgcgggggctccctcatcagcccacagtgggtcctcacgtcagcccactgcttcatcgaggccag gaaCATCACCATGTGGCAGGTGGTGGTAGGTGCCACCCGGCTGACCCAGCTGGGACCTGAGGCCCAGGTGCGCAACATCAAGcagctgctggttcaccagcacttcAGTAATATCACACggaggaacgacattgccttgctggaactggagcagcctgtccagtgcaacagctacgtacagcttgcctgcGTGCCCGatgcctcgctgagagtctcggAGCTGACAGAgtgctacgtcagtggctggggtgccaggacTGCAAGAGGTGAGCTCCCAAAATGTA gatcggcgtatgtgctgcaggaggcccaggtgcACCTCATTGATGCCggggtctgtaacagcagcggctggtacagaggggccatccacacccacaacatctgtgctggctatccgcagggtggcatcgacacctgccag ggggacagcggtgggcctcttgtgtgccaagacaagagcgctgactacttctggcttgttggcctgaccagctgggggatgggctgtgcgagagcaaagaagcccggagtctacacctccacccagcacttctacaaCTGGATCCTGGAACAGATGGGCCTGCACACAGCAGTAGCGACTACGGCAAGGCCGCAGCCAGCCTTCACCTCCACCCCCGTTCACAGGCCAACACCAACAGAAGCAGGAAGGTTTATACCCTGCCCACTTCCAGTGCAGAAGCTGTGGGATTTCCTTTCTTGGCTGCAGAAGTTGGTGCAGTTCCTAATAGGAGAAAAAGTTTGA